One region of Bosea sp. 29B genomic DNA includes:
- the parC gene encoding DNA topoisomerase IV subunit A produces the protein MGKPVEPPPEEEAERVDLKSALEERYLAYALSTIMHRALPDARDGLKPVHRRILYAMRLLRLNPDVVHRKCAKIVGDVIGGFHPHGDQSVYDALVRLAQDFAQRYPLIDGQGNFGNIDGDNAAAYRYTEARMTEVARLLLDGIEEDAVDFRPTYNAEDEEPMVLPAAFPNLLANGSQGIAVGMATSIPPHNAAELCDAALYLIQHPDTTSEQLMTFVPGPDFPTGGIIVETRSSMVETYRTGRGGFRTRARWHVEDQGRGTWFVVVTEIPYGVQKGRLIEKIAELLNDRKLPLVADLRDESAEDIRVVIEPRARNVDANLMMESLFRLSELESRIPMNMNVLTGGVVPRVLSLAEALRAWLDHRREVLQRRSRFRLGQIEKRLEILAGLLIVYLDLDRVIKIIREEDEPKIELMKVFALNEVQANAILDTRLRALRKLEEMQLKTEFDELTQEKGQIEGLLASEAQQWKTISWDIREVKKLFGPETAIGKRRTTFADMPDTTDIDLTQAMVEREPVTVVISKKGWIRALKGHVQDLSTLSFKGDDGLRTAFFSETTSKILVMATNGKVFTLEASKLPGGRGFGDPIRLMIELEESAEIVAAFPYRAGLKLLVASTEGRGFVVPTDDVVANTRKGKQVLNIEAPVEAMLVVPAEGDHVAIIGQNRKLLCFPLSEVAEMGRGKGVKLQRYKDGGLSDAKVFKLEDGLTWLDSSSRTWTVAQAELLEWLGHRAEAGRLPPKGFPKNNKFGG, from the coding sequence ATGGGCAAACCCGTCGAGCCGCCTCCGGAGGAGGAAGCCGAACGCGTCGATCTGAAGAGCGCGCTTGAGGAGCGCTATCTCGCCTATGCGCTCTCGACGATCATGCATCGCGCCCTGCCGGATGCGCGCGACGGCCTGAAGCCGGTCCATCGCCGCATTCTCTATGCGATGCGCCTGCTGCGGTTGAACCCCGACGTCGTCCACCGGAAATGCGCGAAGATCGTCGGCGACGTCATCGGTGGCTTTCACCCGCATGGCGATCAATCGGTCTACGATGCCCTGGTTCGCCTCGCCCAGGATTTCGCCCAGCGCTATCCGCTGATCGACGGGCAAGGCAATTTCGGCAATATCGATGGCGATAACGCCGCCGCCTACCGCTACACCGAAGCACGCATGACCGAGGTCGCGCGCCTCCTGCTCGACGGGATTGAGGAGGACGCGGTCGATTTCCGTCCGACCTACAATGCCGAGGACGAGGAGCCGATGGTGCTCCCGGCCGCCTTCCCGAACCTGCTCGCCAACGGCTCGCAGGGCATCGCGGTCGGCATGGCGACTTCGATCCCGCCGCACAACGCCGCCGAACTCTGCGACGCGGCGCTCTATCTGATCCAGCATCCGGACACGACGTCCGAGCAGTTGATGACTTTCGTGCCGGGGCCTGATTTTCCGACCGGCGGCATCATCGTCGAGACGCGCTCGTCGATGGTCGAGACCTACCGCACCGGCCGTGGCGGCTTCCGCACGCGGGCGCGCTGGCATGTCGAGGACCAGGGTAGAGGCACCTGGTTCGTCGTCGTCACCGAAATCCCCTACGGGGTCCAGAAGGGCCGGCTGATCGAGAAGATCGCCGAATTGCTCAACGACCGGAAACTGCCGCTGGTCGCGGACCTGCGCGACGAGTCGGCCGAGGATATCCGCGTCGTCATCGAGCCGCGCGCCCGCAATGTCGACGCCAACCTGATGATGGAATCGCTGTTCAGGCTCTCCGAGCTGGAATCGCGCATTCCGATGAACATGAACGTGCTGACCGGCGGCGTGGTGCCGCGCGTGCTCAGCCTGGCTGAAGCGCTGCGGGCCTGGCTCGACCATCGCCGGGAGGTCTTGCAGCGGCGCTCGCGCTTCCGCCTCGGCCAGATCGAGAAGCGCCTCGAAATCCTCGCCGGCCTTCTGATCGTCTATCTCGACCTCGACCGGGTGATCAAAATCATCCGCGAGGAGGACGAGCCCAAGATCGAGCTGATGAAGGTCTTCGCGCTCAACGAGGTCCAGGCGAATGCCATCCTCGACACCCGCCTGCGCGCCTTGCGCAAGCTGGAGGAGATGCAGCTCAAGACCGAGTTCGACGAGCTGACCCAGGAGAAGGGCCAGATCGAGGGTCTGCTCGCCTCCGAAGCCCAGCAGTGGAAGACCATCTCCTGGGACATCCGCGAGGTAAAGAAGCTGTTCGGCCCGGAGACGGCGATCGGCAAGCGCCGCACCACCTTCGCCGACATGCCAGATACGACCGATATCGACCTGACGCAGGCCATGGTCGAGCGCGAGCCGGTGACGGTGGTGATCTCGAAGAAGGGCTGGATCCGGGCGCTGAAGGGCCATGTCCAGGACCTCTCGACCCTGTCCTTCAAGGGGGACGACGGTCTGCGCACCGCCTTCTTCAGCGAGACGACGTCCAAGATCCTGGTGATGGCGACCAACGGCAAGGTCTTCACGCTGGAGGCCTCGAAGCTGCCCGGTGGGCGCGGCTTCGGCGATCCGATCCGGCTGATGATCGAGCTGGAGGAGAGCGCCGAGATCGTGGCCGCCTTCCCTTACAGGGCGGGCCTGAAGCTTCTGGTCGCCAGCACGGAAGGGCGCGGCTTCGTCGTGCCGACCGACGATGTCGTCGCCAACACCCGCAAGGGCAAGCAGGTGCTGAACATCGAGGCACCGGTCGAGGCGATGCTCGTCGTGCCGGCCGAGGGCGACCATGTCGCGATCATCGGCCAGAATCGCAAGCTGCTCTGCTTCCCGCTCTCCGAGGTTGCGGAGATGGGCCGCGGCAAGGGCGTCAAGCTGCAGCGCTACAAGGATGGCGGCCTGTCGGACGCCAAGGTCTTCAAGCTGGAGGACGGGCTGACCTGGCTCGATTCCTCGAGCCGGACCTGGACGGTGGCGCAGGCTGAATTGCTCGAATGGCTCGGTCACCGCGCCGAGGCAGGCCGCCTGCCGCCCAAGGGCTTCCCGAAGAACAACAAGTTCGGGGGATAA